The nucleotide sequence CCGCCTGAGCGTGGAAGAAAACCTGCTGATGGGCCTGTCACGCTTCCCCGGCTCCGAGGCCAAGCAAGTTCCGGGGTTTATCTACGAACTGTTCCCGGTACTGCTGCAAATGAAGCAGCGCCGGGGCGGCGACTTGTCGGGTGGTCAGCAACAACAGCTGGCCATCGGCCGTGCCTTGGCCAGTCGCCCACGCCTGCTGATTCTCGATGAACCCACCGAAGGCATTCAGCCGTCAGTGATCAAGGAGATTGGCGCAGTGATCAAGCAGCTCGCCGAACGCGGCGACATGGCGATTCTGCTGGTGGAGCAGTTCTACGATTTTGCCGCCGAACTGGCTGACCACTACCTGGTGATGTCGCGGGGTGAAATCGTCCAGCAAGGTCGTGGTGAAAACATGCAGGCCGAGGGTGTACGCGGCCTCGTAACGATCTAATCTGTGGCGTCCTGACGAAAAGCACTCAACATGAACCTGCCCGTTTCTCCTGCCCTGTTCACCCCCAACTGGCATGCCGAGCTGGAACTCGGCTACGCGCGGTTTGGCGAGTCCACGCGCCCGGTCCTACGCCGCCACAAGGGTCCGCTGCGGGTGCAAAAGCACCTGTACGCCGAAGGCCCCGAGGTGTGCCAGCACATCATCGTGCACCCGCCCGGCGGAATTGCCGGCGGTGATCGGCTGGACATCAGCGCGCACCTCGACCGGGGCGCCTGGGCTCAGTTGACCAGCCCGGGCGCAGCCAAGTGGTATCGCGCGGCAGGCCCGGCTTATCAGCAGGTGACATTGACCGTCAAAGCTGGCGCCACTCTGGAATGGTTGCCTCAGGAAACCATCGTGTTCAGTGCCGCCCAGGCCGAACTCACCACGCGCATCGAACTTGAAGGCGACGCCCGGCTGTTCTACTGGGACATCGTCGCGCTCGGCCGTCCTGCCAGCGGCGAGCGTTTCGACCTGGGGCATTTTCAGTCTCATCTGGATATCCGCCGTGACGGCCAGTTGCTCTGGCATGAGCGCCAACGCGTTATCGGCAACGACGCTTTGCTCGACTCGCCGATTGGCCTGGATGGGCAGCCGGTGTTTGCCACGTTACTGATGAGCGGTGAGATCGACAGCGAACTGCTCGAAAAATGTCGCTCGCTGCCCCACGCAGTGCGCGGCGACCTGAGCCAATTACCCGGTCTGCTGGTGGCGCGCTGCCTGGCCAGCGAAACACTCCTGGCACGGGGGTGGCTGATCGATCTGTGGCACCTGTTGCGCCCGGCCGTACTGGGTCGGGAAGCGCTATCACCGAGAATCTGGAGCACATGAAGATCCTCCTTTCTGTAGGCGTCCCCCTCGCTCCTACAGAGGTTGGCGTCGCCCATTTGAACTGTTTAACAAAGGACCTTGATCCATGGACCTGACCCCACGGGAAAAAGACAAGCTGCTGATCTTCACCGCCGGCCTGGTGGCCGAGCGCCGCTTGGCGCGCGGGGTGAAGCTCAACTACCCGGAGAGCATTGCCTACATTTCCTCGGCGCTGATGGAAGGCGCTCGCGACGGTCGCACCGTGGCCGACCTGATGCATTACGGCACCACCCTGCTCAGTCGCGAGCAAGTGATGCAAGGCATCCCTGAAATGATCCCGGATATTCAGGTCGAAGCCACCTTCCCCGACGGCACCAAACTGGTGACCGTCCACCAACCCATCGCCTGAGGCCCGACCATGTCCTTGCTGATTCGTGACGCGGTACACGGCGATCTGCCGGCAATCCGCGCTATCTATAACGATGCTGTGCTCAATACCACCGCAATCTGGAACGACCAACCGGTGGACCTGGAGAATCGCCAGACCTGGTTCAGTGCCCGCCAGGCACAGGCCTATCCGATCCTGGTGGCGGTCGATGACGATCAGGTGGTCGGCTACGCCTCATTCGGTGACTGGCGTCCGTTCGACGGCTTTCGTCATACCGTCGAACATTCGGTGTACGTGCGCAATGACCAGCGCGGCAAAGGCCTGGGCCCGCAACTGATGCAGGTGCTGATCGAGCGCGCCAGGGCCTGCGACAAACACGTCATGGTCGCGGCCATCGAGAGCGGCAACCAGGCATCGATTCGCCTGCATCAACGCCAGGGTTTCAGCATCACCGGGCAGATGCCCCAGGTGGGCACCAAGTTCGGCCGCTGGCTCGACCTGACCTTCATGCAACTGCTGCTTAACCCCGGCGAGCCGCCGCCTGCCGCCCACCAGGAGTGATGCCGATGAGCGCCGCCCATTTGCGTCGAGTGCATGCAGAGAGTTTTCTCCACTATCGCCAGGGCTTGATCGAGCTGCTGCTGGACGCCGTGAAGCACGGCGCATCAGTAGGTTTCATGGCCGACCTCGACGAGGTCCTGGCCCGTGCCTATTTCGACACGGTCCATAGCGCCCTCGAAGACGCCAGCCTGTTGTTATGGGTGGTGGTGCGCGATGAACAGGTGCTGGCCAGCGTCCAACTGGCGCTGTGCCAAAAAGCCAATGGCCTGAACCGCGCCGAGGTGCAGAAACTGCTGGTGCACAGCACGGCGCGCCGCCATGGCCTGGGCCAGCAATTGATGAGTACCCTGGAACTCGCCGCACGCCAGCACAAGCGCGGCCTGTTGTACCTGGACACCGAGGCCGGCTCTGGCGCCGAGGCCTTCTACCAGTCATTGCGCTACACCAAGATCGGCGAGCTGCCCGACTACTGCCAAAGCCCGGACGGACGCTACAGCCCGACCGCCATCTACTTCAAGACCTTGGGGCAACCTGCATGATTCCTGGCGAATATCGGATCCAGCCTGGCGAGATCGAACTCAATGCCGGCCGTCGCACCCTCAGCCTGAGCGTGGCCAACAGCGGCGACCGTCCGATCCAGGTCGGCTCGCATTACCACTTTTTCGAGACCAACGACGCGTTGATCTTTGATCGCGCCCTGAGCCGCGGCATGCGCCTGAATATTCCAGCGGGCACGGCGGTGCGGTTCGAGCCGGGGCAGCGTCGCGACGTCGAGCTGGTCGAACTGGCTGGATTGCGCCGGGTTTTCGGCTTTGCGGGACGCGTCATGGGCGACCTTTAGGGCCCCTTCGCGAGTAATCACATTCACCCCATTATTCTCAAGGTAACCCCATGAAAATCAGCCGCCAAGCCTACGCCGACATGTACGGCCCAACCGTCGGCGACAAGGTCCGCCTGGCCGACACCGAGCTGTTCGTCGAAGTGGAAAAAGACTTCACCACCTACGGCGAAGAAGTGAAGTTTGGCGGCGGCAAGGTGATTCGTGACGGCCAGGGCCAGAGCCAACTGCTGGCTGCCGAAGTCGTCGACACCCTGATCACCAACGCGTTGATCATCGATCACTGGGGCATCGTCAAGGCCGACGTGGG is from Pseudomonas mucidolens and encodes:
- the urtE gene encoding urea ABC transporter ATP-binding subunit UrtE, which translates into the protein MLQVDKLHQYYGGSHILRGLSFDVKIGEVTCLLGRNGVGKTTLLKCLMGLLPAKEGAVNWEGKAITGFKPHQRVQAGIAYVPQGREIFGRLSVEENLLMGLSRFPGSEAKQVPGFIYELFPVLLQMKQRRGGDLSGGQQQQLAIGRALASRPRLLILDEPTEGIQPSVIKEIGAVIKQLAERGDMAILLVEQFYDFAAELADHYLVMSRGEIVQQGRGENMQAEGVRGLVTI
- a CDS encoding urease accessory protein UreD; translation: MNLPVSPALFTPNWHAELELGYARFGESTRPVLRRHKGPLRVQKHLYAEGPEVCQHIIVHPPGGIAGGDRLDISAHLDRGAWAQLTSPGAAKWYRAAGPAYQQVTLTVKAGATLEWLPQETIVFSAAQAELTTRIELEGDARLFYWDIVALGRPASGERFDLGHFQSHLDIRRDGQLLWHERQRVIGNDALLDSPIGLDGQPVFATLLMSGEIDSELLEKCRSLPHAVRGDLSQLPGLLVARCLASETLLARGWLIDLWHLLRPAVLGREALSPRIWST
- a CDS encoding urease subunit gamma — its product is MDLTPREKDKLLIFTAGLVAERRLARGVKLNYPESIAYISSALMEGARDGRTVADLMHYGTTLLSREQVMQGIPEMIPDIQVEATFPDGTKLVTVHQPIA
- a CDS encoding GNAT family N-acetyltransferase, with the translated sequence MSLLIRDAVHGDLPAIRAIYNDAVLNTTAIWNDQPVDLENRQTWFSARQAQAYPILVAVDDDQVVGYASFGDWRPFDGFRHTVEHSVYVRNDQRGKGLGPQLMQVLIERARACDKHVMVAAIESGNQASIRLHQRQGFSITGQMPQVGTKFGRWLDLTFMQLLLNPGEPPPAAHQE
- a CDS encoding GNAT family N-acetyltransferase, with the translated sequence MSAAHLRRVHAESFLHYRQGLIELLLDAVKHGASVGFMADLDEVLARAYFDTVHSALEDASLLLWVVVRDEQVLASVQLALCQKANGLNRAEVQKLLVHSTARRHGLGQQLMSTLELAARQHKRGLLYLDTEAGSGAEAFYQSLRYTKIGELPDYCQSPDGRYSPTAIYFKTLGQPA
- a CDS encoding urease subunit beta, encoding MIPGEYRIQPGEIELNAGRRTLSLSVANSGDRPIQVGSHYHFFETNDALIFDRALSRGMRLNIPAGTAVRFEPGQRRDVELVELAGLRRVFGFAGRVMGDL